The nucleotide window TGATGCGCCGCCGCGCTGCGCCTATGCTGATCGAAAATCACGATCGAGGAAAACCCGAATGGAGCGAGTGACGCTTTATCACAACCCCGGCTGAGGGAACTCACGCGGCGCGCTGGAACTGCTCAGCGAGCGAGGTGTCGAGTTCGACACGGTCGAATATCTGAAGCATCCGCCGACCCGCGACGCGCTCGAGCGGATCGCCTCGATGCTCGAGGAGCCAGCGTCCGAGCTGGTTCGCAAGGACAAGCGGTTCAAGGAACTGGGGCTGAATCCGGACGACTACACCGACAAGAAAACGGTGATCGATTTACTGCTGAAGCATCCGGAGTTGATGCAGCGGCCGATCGTGATTCGCGGCAAGCGCGCGGTCATCGCGCGGCCGCCGGAAAAGCTCGCCGCTCTGCTCTGATGTGATTCGAGAAAAGCGCCGCGTCGTGGGAATCGGCGCGGCGTGAATCGATCGAAGCGATCGCTCAGGCGCTCTTTTTGACTTTGCCACTCCGGATGCATCGCGTGCAGACCAGGATCCGGCGCACGTTGCCGCCGATATCCGCACGCACTTCCTGCAGGTTGGGATTCCATCGCCGCTTGGTCTTGTTGTTGGCGTGGCTGACGTTGTTGCCGACGGACGGATGCTTCTTGCAATAGGCGCAATGTCTCATGACTACTTCCGAGGGGTTCAGGCTAGCTAGACAGCTTAGCCCGCCCACGCTCGATGTGGAAGAGGTGGGAGCGCCTTTTCGGGACATCGAGCGCCGGACCAATCATGTCGGTGAACGTGGACATGACGGCCTCAACCGCATCACCAGTCCGAGGACTTGTTGCAAAATCTGTGACGACGACGATTGTCCGCAGAGAGTCTGAAATTCGGTGAAGCCAGCGCCCAGAAGAGGTTTGAGAATATTTTCTTCCGCTCTCTTTTTCTTCAGATCGCAATATCCGAGCTTCACCATATCAGCGATGTGCGATATTTTCTGGCGAGTTGAATTCCCCAATCGCTGTCGAGCATTAGCGATGACTTCCTCCCCGTCGGGGCCAGAGCCAGAAAAAACGGCTACGCATTCAGCCGCGAGCATCTTTGTTATTTTTTTAAGTCAGGCGGTTCTGTCTGAAGATTCATTGGCGCGCCGAACGTAAGCATCCGATCTGCGGCCACGATAACGCTCTTGCCGTCCTCACAGATGGCACCCACTCCGACAGTCATTTCCGCACGGTCCCCCACCTTACGACATTTGGAGCAGACTATATACTCCAGTTGGCACGCACGGTCTATGCGACAGAATAAGGCGATGGTGTCTTAATTTCCCGGCTTCAGTGTCTTAATTCAGCCAGTACCAAATGCCTATCGGCTGTTGAGTCGGGCGGGCCAATTCTGTAAGTTTAGGGGCTCGACCCGAGGTCTGTCTTCCCATGAATACCGTTATCCAGAAGCTCGAAGAGCGGGGCCTGCGCAGCGACCTGCCTGTATTCCGCGTCGGCGACGGCCTGCGCGTTCACGTCAAGGTCGTCGAGGGCGAAAAGGAACGCATCCAGTCCTTCGAAGGCATCGTGATCAAGATCAATCGCGGCGGGAATCGCGCGACGTTTACCGTCAGAAAAGTATCGTACGGCGTCGGCGTCGAGCGAATCTTTCCGATGCATTCGCCGCGAATCGAAAAGTTGCAGGTGCTGACCCGCAATCGCGTGCGGCGCGCGCGTCTCTACTACCTGCGCAATCTGTCCGGTAAGGCCGCCCGTCTCGACGCGATCTGATCGCACCGCTGCTACTTTGAGATCGTGCGCGCCCCGGCCGGCGCCGCACCGAAGCCGGTCATCCTGACTTCGCCCTCGAGGTAGGCGCCCTCGCGAATCGTGAGGTTGCGAGCTTCTATATTGCCGAACATCTTGGCTCTGGGCCCGAGCACCAGCCGCTCGCATCCGGTGATATCGCCGCGCAATTCGCCCATCACCAGCAGCCGCGGCGCGCAGATTTTGCCCTCGACCGTCGCGTCTTCCGCGATTACCAGCAGCTCGGCCGAGCGAACTTCGCCCTTGAAGCGGCCCTCGATTCGCATCGGTCCATCGAAAATCAATTTGCCCGATACATTTACGTTGCGGCCGACCGCCACGCGGGTTGGCTCTTCCGCCCACGCGGTCCCGGGGTCGTTCGGTATCAGCTTCGAGTACGCCGAGTTGTCCGCGTTCGCGCCCGGGCGTCCTTCGCGCCGCCATTGCTCATGTTGATTCAGTTCTGTCGCCATTGGTGATCAAGGTGCGGGGAAAACGTGACACGCGACCGCGTGACCGCTCCGGCCGCTCTCCAATAGTGGCTCATGGGTTATACAAACATCTTTCGCATACGGGCATCGAGGATGGAAGGCGCATCCCGACGGCGGATTAAGCGGGCTCGGCACTTCGCCCGGCAGCTTGATTCGCTCGGGCTTTTTCGCCGCGTCGATCGTGGGGATCGCCGACAGCAGCGCGCGCGTATAAGGATGCCGCGGGTTTAGATAAATTTCGTCGCGCGAGGCAAGCTCGACAATCTTGCCGAGGTACATGATCGCGACCCGATTGCTGATGTGCTCGACCACGCGCAAATCGTGCGCGATAAACAGGTACGTCAGTTTCAGCCTCTCCTGCAGGTCCTGCAGCAGGTTGATGATCTGCGCCTGAATCGAAACGTCGAGCGCGGAGACCGGTTCGTCGAGCACCAGGAAGCGCGGATTGACCGCGAGCGCGCGCGCGATTCCGATTCGCTGGCGCTGGCCGCCGGAAAATTCGTGCGGATATCGATCCATCGAGTCCGCGCCCATCCCGACCATCTGCAGCAACTCGACGATGCGCTCCTCCTTCTGCTTGCCGCGCGCGAGTTTGTGGATTTCCAGTCCTTCGCCGACGATCGATCGCACGCGCATCCGCGGATTCAGCGACGCGTATGGATCCTGAAATACGAGTTGCATCTCGCGCCTGAGCGCGCGCAGATCGGAGCGGCCGATCGTCGATAGATCGCGGCCGTCGAAGTGCACGGCGCCTTCGGTCGGATCGAGCAGTTTCAGAATCAGGCGGCCCAGCGTCGATTTGCCCGATCCCGATTCTCCGACCAGGCCGAGCGTCTCGCCCGCAAAAATTTCGAGACTGACGTTGCTGACCGCTTTCACTGAAAGGCGCTTGCCGCCGAACACCGCGGTCGAGCCGGCCGGGAATTCCTTGCTGAGATTCTGGATGCGCACCAGCGGCGCGCCCGTCGCCGCGGCGTTGACGACGATCGATGAAGAATCAGACGCGGATGCAGGCGACATAGTGATCGGGGACCTTCGCTTCGAGCGGCGGATCGACTTCGGCACAATTCGGAATCGCGCGCGGGCATCGCGGATGAAACCTGCATCCCGCGGGCGGATACATCGCGCTCGGAATCGATCCGGGAATCGCCTGCAGGCGATGATGTCGCGTCCCGTCAATTCCGGGAATCGATTCGAGGAGTCCGCGCGTGTACGGATTCAGCGGATTTTTGAACAACTCGACGCTCGACGCCTGCTCCATCACGCGCGCCGCGTAGAGGATGGTCACGTCGTCGGCATACTCGGCGACGATTCCGAGATCGTGCGTCACGAGGATCACGGCGAGACCGAGGCGCGACTGCAACTCGCGAATCAAATCGAGAATCTGCGCCTGGATCGTGACGTCGAGCGCGGTGGTCGGTTCATCGGCGATCAACACTTTGGGATTGCACGACAGCGCCATCGCGATCATCACCCGCTGGCGCATCCCGCCGGACAACTGATGCGGATAGTCATTGACCCGGCGTTCCGGATCCGCGATTCCGACCATCCGGAGCGCCTCGATGGTGCGGTTGCGCGTTTCCGCGCGCGAGGTGCGCTGATGCAAGCGAATCGCCTCGCCGATCTGGCTGCCGATCGTGAAGACCGGGTTGAGCGAGGTCATCGGCTCCTGGAAAATCATCGCGATTTGCGCGCCGCGGATATGCCGCATCTCGGGCTCGCTGAGTTTCAGCAGATCGCGGCCGTTGAAGACGATCTCGCCGCCGACTATTCGCGCGGATTCGGGGAGGAGCCGCATGATCGAGAGCACGCTCGCAGTCTTGCCCGAGCCCGACTCGCCTACCACGCCCATCAGCTTGCCCGGCGCGACCGAAAAGCTCACGCCATCGACGGCGCGAACTTCGCCCGCCTCGGTAAAGAACGAGGTCCGCAGCGATTTCACTTCCAGCAGAGGTTGCACGTTGAACTGTCAGAATAGCATCGGCTCGCCGCAGCCTTCTACACGACCACAGAAAAGGAACTAGCCGGAGGTTGCGGGATCGAGGCGATCGCGCAGATGGTCGCCGAGAAAATTGAACGACATCACGGCGAGAAAAATGAAAATGCCGGGAATCAGAATCCACGGATAGCGCGCGAGATTCTGCACGTCCTGCGCCTGCGCCAGCAGATTTCCCCAGCTCGCCGCCGGCTCCTGGATTCCAAGGCCGAGCAGCGACAACGCGCTCTCGCCGAGGATGAAGCCGGGAACAGACAGCGTCGCGGCGACGATCGCATAGCCGAGCACCGACGGGACGATATGGCGCGTTATGATCCGCCAGCGCGAAGCGCCGAGCGCGCGCGCTGCCTCTACGTAAGGGCGCGAGCGCACCGACGACGCCATCCCGCGGATGATGCGGGCGAAGCCGGCCCAACTGATGAAGCTCATGATCGCGACGATCAGGAAAAACGTCGTGACCGTGCTGAGGCCTGACGGAATCACGGCCGCGAGCGCGAGCAGAAAGTAGAACGACGGCAGCGACATCTCGATCTCGGACCATCGCATGATCAGGTTATCGACGATGCCGCCGACATAGCCCGACAGCGCGCCGATCGAGATTCCCAGCGAAAAGCTGATCAGCACGCCAAGCAGGCCGACGCACATGCTGACGCGCGCGCCGTACACGATTCGCGAATAGAGATCGCGCCCGAGGCCGTCGCTGCCGAGCATGAAGTACGGCTCGGTTTCCGAATCGGTGGTGAAGAGATGCCCGCCGCTGAAGAAGTGGATATATAGCCGGCGCGATTCATCTTCGGCATATTTGCGCTCGACGGGATCTTTCATGCTCATCGGATGCGTCCACAGCAGGCCGCGCGACCATTCTGACGGCGCGCTAAGATGCACGCGCATCGGCGGGCAATCAGGCATCGAGCGATTCTGCGCGGTCGGATCGTACGGAGCGAAAAACGGCGACGCCGCGGCGAGCAAGTAAAAGAACACGAGGCAGATCGCTGAGAATCGCACGGTGCGCGACGCGACGCGCCATTCGCGCGCGACGCCCGACGCGCGCACCGTCGGGATTGCCGCGCCCTGCAGGCGCATCGCGATGACGTTTTCATCGCTCATTCGGCCGCCACCGACGAAAAATCGACGCGCGGATCGACTGCCACCAGCGCGATATCCGCCAGCAGATTGCCGACCAGCAGCAGCACCGTGCCCATCAGCACTGAGCCCATTACCAGGTAAATATCGAGCGAGCGAACCGCGTCGAGCAAGAGCAATCCAAGTCCCTGCAGATTCATCACCGCTTCGACCAGCGCGGCGCCGCCGAGCAGATCGCCCAGCGAGTAGCCCGCCATCGTGATGAACGGATTGAGCGCGTTGCGGAGCACGTGCTTGTAAATCACGACGCGCTCGGAAAGTCCTTTGGCGCGCGCGGTGCGGACAAATTCGGAATTTTTGATTTCGAGAATCTGCGAACGCATCAAACGCATCAGGCCCGCAGTGCCGGAAATGCCGAGCACGAACACCGGTAGAATCAGATGGTTGATGCGATCGGCGATTTTGCTCATCGGATCGAGCGTCGCGTAATCGACCGAGAAAGTGCCGCCGATCGGGAACCATCCGGTCTTGAGCGCGAAGTACATCATCAGAAACGCGAGAAAAAAACTCGGCACCGACATCCCGAAGAATGCGAGGAACGAAAGCACGCGATCCCAGATCGAATTTTGATTCACCGCGACGATGATCCCGATTGGAATCGCGATCGCCCACGAGAACAGCATACTCGACGCCGACAAGATGATCGTGTTGAACGCGCGCGATTCGATAAGACTGGTGACGCTGACCCGGTAGCTAAGCGAAATTCCAAAGTTCAGATGGAGCACGCCCCACAGCCACTTCGCGTAGCGCACAATCAGTGGCTGATCGAGGCCGAACTGCGCCTGCAATTGCTTGATCACCTCGGGCGTGATCGTCGGATTCATCTTGAGGTTGGAGAGGAAGTCGCCGGGCACCAGCGACATCGCGAGAAATGAGATGAACGTGATCCCGAGAATCAGCGGGATCATGTTGAGCAGGCGGCGCAGCAGGAATTGGGTCATGGTCGCGGACTGGAAGAGCCTGATAGTTCGACGTGCGCCGGCGGCGGAAAGTTCAATCGGGCTTGAACTGAATCCACTCGGGTTTGTAGAGGCCCCAGACTTTCGGCTGATAATTTTCGAGCGAGTTCTTCCATGACGCGAAGCGCTTTTGCCGCACGGTCTCGATTATCGGCAACTGGTCGTGCAGGATCTGCTGGATTTTCCAGTAGTACGGCGGGCGCTTCGCGGTATCCATCTCGGATGCGCCCTGGTCCAGCAGCGTGTCGATTTCCGCTTCCCACACTGTCGCGGGCGTCGGCTGATTGGGATTCCACAGATGAAGATTGCCCGACGATCGATAGAAATTCGAGCCGTCATTGGGCTCGATCGTGCCGGTAAATCCCATCAGCAGGCAGTCCCAGTCGAACGACGAATCGATCTTATCCACCAAAGTGGTGAACTCGAGCGGACGATAATTGATCTTGATGCCGAGCTTTTCGAGGTCCTGCTTGAAGATCGCGCACATCTGATCGCGCTCGGGCACGCCGGTGTTGGTGGTGAGATCGAACTCGAGGCGATTGCCCTTGGGATCGGTGCGCACGCCCGGCTTGCTCAGATGATAGCCTGCCGCTTCAAGCAAATCGGCGGCGAGTTTCGGATCGTAGTCGTAGTCCTTCAGTTCGGGATTGTGAAAAATTTTGTTCTCGGGCGAGATGTCCGCGACGGCCGGCACCGCGAGCCCGTGATACACGAGGCTGATGATCGATTTCTTGTCGACCAGGTGCGCCATCGCGGTGACGAACTTGAGATCGGTGAACCAGTTGAGCTTGGGATTGGTCACGCCATTTTTGACGTAGTGGCGCGGATTGCGATTGAAGGTGAAGAACATCGTGCCGGTATCGACCCCGATTTCCTGGACCGCGATATCGAGTTCCTTGCGCTCGGCCTTTTGCCTGAGATCGAGCACCTCCTCGGCGCGCGGCCCGTACACGTCGATTTGCCCCGACAGGTAGCGCAGATACGCGGCGTTCTGATCCTGCACGACGCTGTACGCCTGTCCGTGGAGGCGCGGCAGTTGTCCGCGTTGCTCGTCCTTCATCCAGTAATCGTTGTTGCGCTCGTATTGCACGACCTGGCTTTGCACGTAGCGCGTCATGCGGAACGGGCCGTTGCCGACGAGCTTGCCGGGCGGCGTATCGATTCCCCATGAGCGGTTGAAGTTGCCCGCCTTCCACACCGGCTCGAGGATGTGCGCGGGAATCACCGGAATTCCGATTGAATAGAGCAGCGGCGCGAATGGTTTCGGCAGGTGCATCACGATCGTGTAGTCGTCGGGCGTCTCCGAAACGATCGGCTTGTGATCGACGAGAACGCTCGGCCGGATACTGTTGGGGACCTTGGGATCGTAGATCACGTTCATCGTAAACAGTACGTCGTGCGAGGTAACGGGCTGGCCGTCGAACCATTTCGCGTCGTGGCGCAGATGAAACGTGATCGTCTTATTGTCGGGTGCTATTTCCCATTTTTCTGCGAGCCCCGCCTCCGGCAGCAGCGTGACCGGATTGACGCGGATCAGGCTTTCGAGAAGTTCGCCGGTGAGCGTCCCGGACGTCGCATCGGTGATCAAAATCGGATTGAAGGTGCGCGGATCGCTGCCGGTCGCTCGGTAGAGAATTTGCTGCTTCGAGTGATCGGCTGCCGGGCGATTGACGCGGCATCCGGCGATCGACATTGCGGCGACGAGCGCGATCGTAGAAGTAAGTCCCGGGCGGCGTCTCATCGATAAGTTCAGCTCTCGTTTTCGGCCGGCAAGGACGGGTCCATGCTGAGGTTCATCAGAGTGGCGCCCGGAACCGGCGTCAGGACGAACGCGGATTCGGGCACGCTGCCATTGACGATCGGGCGGAGGTAGCGCAGCCTCAGATGGCTCCGCGCCGACGGAAAGTCCGCATCGACGACGTACGGAAACATCACGCCGCCGATATCGTGATAGTCGCTGTACCGTACTTCGTAGCGCACCTGGCCGCCACTCTCGGTATCGCGCACCATCGCGAGGTTGCCGCCGCTGAAGCCGAGTTGCCTAACGCCGGTTGTGGAGTTGCCGTAAGCCGCCAGCGTCATTCCATTTTCATTCGACACCGAATCGGCAGTTTTGGAAATGCCGAATTCGCGCGGCGCCAGCCCCATCAGGAGGCCGACGGCGTCGGCTGGATCCATCGGGATTCGCGCAAAGCGGTAAAGCGTCTCGGCGTTCGCGGCGCCGCGCATGAAGCGATTTTCACCCGGCTCGTAGATCGCGAGGTCCGGGCCCTGCGCCGCGAGCAATAGTGCGACGCCGAATGGCGACATCGCCTCGACGCGCAGATTATCCGGCCGCTTCACGACGAGCTGTTCCTTGGCCTTCACCGTTTTCTGATCGCTACCGGTGTATTCCATGATCGCTTGCGTCTGCATCGTATCGAGCGATTTCTCGCGCTGAGTAAGCGCGGCGGTCAGCTTTTCGACCTGGAACTTTTGCGCATCGAAGCCGACAATTGGCGATTCAGGTTCCGGGCCCGCGGGGTAGGTGAAGTATAAACAGGCTGAAAGCGGCAGCACCGAGGCCATCAGCAGCGCCGCGAGGATCCTGATGCCGCGTATCCGAATTGCCGGGCGCTCAATGGCCGGCGCTGGCGGCATTCTGCAGGACCTGGAGCTTATCCTTGAGCCGCGACACTTGCTCAGTCTCCTGCGCTTTCTTGAGCGCGTCGGCATACTGATGGGTGGCTTCTTTGGACTTGCCCATCTTGCTGTATGCGTCGCCAAGGTGCTCGGTGATCGTCGGGTCGTTGCCGGTTAGATTGACTGCGCGCTCCAACTCTTCGACGGCTTTCTTGTAGTCGCCTCTTTGATAGTACACCCAGCCGAGGCTATCGACGTAGAAGCCGTCCTCCGGCTCGATCACGAGCGCGCGCCGAATCAGCTTTTCAGCCTCGTCGAGATTGGTGCCTTGTTCCGCGTAGGTGTAGCCGAGGTAGTTGAGCGCCTGCGCGTTCGACGGGTTCAGCTCAATTGCCTTTTTCATTTCGACCACGGCGTCCGATTGCTGCTTGTTCTGATCGAGCAACGCGCCGAGCGTGAAATGAAACTTATCGCTCTTGGGATCGACCCTGACCATCTTGCGCCCGAGATCGATCGCGGTCGGGTATTCCTTCTTTTCCTGATAAACGCCCACCATGAAGCCCATGATTTCGGTGTTGTCGGGCTTCTTGGTCAGCGCCTCCTTCAGCGCGGCAATCGCGGCGTCGTACTTGTTGTCCTTGTCGTACAAGTAGGCGAGTTGCAAGCGCGATTCGACGTAGTGATCGCTCTCGGCGGGAATCTTCGAGAATTCCTCGATCGCCTTGGCGTTCTCGTTAAGCTCGGTGTAAACGGTGCCGAGATAATAGTGAACGCGATAGTTGTTCGGCTCGGAGCCGAGCACCAGGTTGAATTCGGTGGCGGCCTCGTCGAAGTCGCCGCGCTCGAAATAGAGGAGCCCAATCTTGGTGCGGGTATCGGCGGGATTGGTCTCGACTTCCTCGAGCCGTTTCAGCTCGTCAAGCGCTTCCTCGTATTTCTTTTCGCCGACGTAAATTTCGGCCAGCCGTTTGCGAACCAGCTCGTTGTTCGGGTTGACCTGCTTGATCTTGTCGTAATAAACGATCGCATCTTTCGGCCGCGCCTGGCGCTCGCGCAGCAAGGCGAAATCGAGCAGCACCAGCTCCGATTGCGGATTCAGGTCGAGCGCTTTCTGAAAATACTTTTCGGCCTCGGGATAATTCTTCGCGGCCACCATCACTTTGCCCGCGTAGTAGTAACCGAGGAAGGAATTGGGATCGAGCGTGATCAGCTTCTGAAATGTTTTCTGCGCCGCGTCGTAATCGCCGCGCTTGGCATACAGCGTGCCGAGATAAAGGTACGCCTCCTGATTCTTGGGATTGAGGCGCAGTACTTCGCTGTAGTCTTTTTCCGCGGTCTTATCGTCGCCCAACGCCGAGCTGATGCCCGCCGCCAGCAGGCGCGCGTCGGCGGAATCAGGAGTGATCGTGAGCGCCTGATTCACCAAATCCAGCGCTTCCTTCAGGCGTCCGTCGCGGACATACAGCGTCGCGAGGCGGACCTTCAAGGCGGCGTTGCCCGGATCGTATTGCACCGCCTCCGCGTAGTCCTTCAGCGCCTCTTCGCGATCGCCGTCGCCCATCGCGACTTCCGCCTTGAGGAACGCGCTCATCGCGCGCGCGTCGGACGGCACTTCGACCGCCGGCGCATCGCCGAACGGATTGGCGCTGCCCACGCTGACGGTGCGGACCGGCTCGGGCCGCGAGAGCGGCATACTCGCGCATCCGAGGAACGCAAGCGACGCGCCCGCCAACGCGACCATCGCGCCTGTGCTGGAGAATTTCATCGGTAAATGGAAATCCCGGGAAAACTTCCTGACAACTGCTAACATCACACTTTTTGATCGTCAACGCGAAGCGTCCGCATCATCAGGAAACGGAACCGCGCGCGTCACCCTCATTATATGTTTTCTGCGAGTAGATGCGACCATCCCGCGAGTGCCGATTTCGATTTTAATCTGCTTGCCATCGACGACTGCCTCCGCTAGCAGAATGGTGGCCTACCGACAGTACCACTTGCAGCGGGCTTTGAGTTTCAATTGCCGCCCATCGCCAACAACCTGCCTTCGACTGCTCCGCCGCTCGATTTTGCTCTGAACGCGCGCCGCGATGCGCGCCGACTCGGCCTGCTCCCGCTGGTCTGCGTGATGTACCTGGTCGTGAGCGGCGGCGCCTATGGCCTCGAAGATGCGGTCCACCTCGCGGGACCGCGCCTCACGCTCCTGCTTTGCCTGATCGTGCCATTGACGCTCAGCATTCCGACCGCGCTGATGGCCGCGGAACTCACCGCGCTGATGCCGGTCGAGGGCGGCTTTTATTTCTGGGTGAAGGCCGGGATGGGTCCGTTCGCCGGCTTTGCCGAGGCCTACCTCACGATCCTCTACACCGCGATGGACATGGCGATCTATCCGGTGCTGTTCGCCGGGTATCTATCGTTCATAGTGCCGCTGGGACCGCTCGCGCAGATCGCAATCGGCATCGTGCTGGTATGGCTATCTGGTCTGATGAATTTTCTCGGAGTACGGCCCGTCGGCTTCGCTTCGATCGCGCTCGCGGGCGTGTTGATCGCGCCGTTCTTCGCACTGGTGGTACTCGGGATGCCCGAGCTGATTCATTTCAGGATGCCGGCGATTCCGCTCTTCGGCGCCGACGCATGGGGCGCGCTTGGCGCAGGCCTGACCGTGGTGATCTGGAATTTCAGCGGATGGGAGAACCTGAGCGTGGTGTCCGGCGAAATCGAGAATCCGCGCCGCAACTATCTGCGCGCGATCATGATCGCGCTCCCCGTCATCGTTGCCGGTTACGTGCTCCCGCTCGCGATTTCGATTTCCGGCGCGGCCAGCGTCGCCGATTGGGGCACCGGATCGTTTTCCCACGTCGGCTATCGAATCGGCGGCACGATTCTCGGCGGTGCGCTCGCGATCGGCGGCGCAGTGATGTCGTTCGCGGTGTTCGCAGCGGCGATGCTCTGGGTGTCGCGGATGCCTTACGTGCTCGCGCGCGAGCGCTACCTGCCGAAATCGCTCACCGAAATTTGGGCATCGACGGTCACGCCGGGAAAATCGATCCTGCTGTGCTGCGTGGTCTTCACGATGCTGGTGCCGGTGGGTTTCGTCGCGCTGGTCGTGCTCGACGTTTTCTTCTACATGGCGGCGCTGGCGCTCGAGATGGCGGCGCTGATTAGGCTTCGTCGCCTGATGCCGAATCGCGAAGGGCTGTTCACGGTCGGCGGCGGCGTCGCCGGCCTTGCGCTCGTCACCGCGCTCCCCGTGATGACCTGGGTCGCCACCTTCGGACTCGCGATTTCGAGCGGCGCCGGCAAGCCGGATTTCATCCTCGCCGTCGTGCTTGGCGTATGCGTGTGGCCGGCGTACTCGATATGCCGCCGCCGCTACGGCGGGCCGCCGGCGATCGATCCGCCGCCGACCAGTCTCACCGATTAGGCTGTGACCTGGCCGCGTTTCCGCCTTTTGCCGAGAGCCGATAAAGCGCGATAGCGCTGTTTTGCTCGACCGGCTCGATCGTAAACCGGGCTTGCAGTTCGTCGAGTTCAGTTTTCAGCATCGCGGCGTATTGCTCCGACTCCGGCGCGCACAGCAGCACAAAGACCGGCGTCTTGGCGCGGTTCGCAGCGACGAGCAAAAACATCGCGGTTTTCGTGATGTCAGCGCCGTCGAAAACCACCGCCGGCAACGCGCCATCCCATCCGCCCGTGCGTTTTTCGAACAGCCGATGCAGATGATAGTCAGTGAAGCGCTCGCCCGGATCGGCGGTGTTGAGTCCGAGGACCTGGCGTCCCGGCAAATACAATTCGAGGAATTGCATCGAGATGTTGCTGATCACCGTCGCATTCTGCGGAACAGTCGAGTCGAGCGCCTCGAGCGCCGGCGCCATCGTCGAATCGGTGGGATTCGCATTCAGACGGCTCGCGATTACCGACATCAACGAGATCGCGAGCAAGACGTCGAGCACGATCACTCCCACCGCGCCCGCGAGCGATCTGCCGTCGCGCTCGCGGTTGCGCAGCACGCCGCGCGCCCATCGATTTCCCGCGACGATTCCAAATCCTGCGGTTGCGAACAGCACGAACGCGCCCGGAAGCAGAAATGCGATGTCGGTGAAAAGATAAACCGAGTACACCGCCAGCAGAGCGACCAGAAACCCAAGTCCGAACCACATCACGCGCTTCGCCGTGCGCATGCCCAGGTCGCGAATAGTCGCGCCGATTCCGATCGCCGCAAACGCCGCCGCCGCGAACGGGTAGAGAAAAAAGCGCGGGTCGCCGCGATCGCCCATCATCCCGTCGAGGCCGAGCAGCGTGAGCACGTACACGATC belongs to Candidatus Binatus sp. and includes:
- a CDS encoding APC family permease, whose protein sequence is MPPIANNLPSTAPPLDFALNARRDARRLGLLPLVCVMYLVVSGGAYGLEDAVHLAGPRLTLLLCLIVPLTLSIPTALMAAELTALMPVEGGFYFWVKAGMGPFAGFAEAYLTILYTAMDMAIYPVLFAGYLSFIVPLGPLAQIAIGIVLVWLSGLMNFLGVRPVGFASIALAGVLIAPFFALVVLGMPELIHFRMPAIPLFGADAWGALGAGLTVVIWNFSGWENLSVVSGEIENPRRNYLRAIMIALPVIVAGYVLPLAISISGAASVADWGTGSFSHVGYRIGGTILGGALAIGGAVMSFAVFAAAMLWVSRMPYVLARERYLPKSLTEIWASTVTPGKSILLCCVVFTMLVPVGFVALVVLDVFFYMAALALEMAALIRLRRLMPNREGLFTVGGGVAGLALVTALPVMTWVATFGLAISSGAGKPDFILAVVLGVCVWPAYSICRRRYGGPPAIDPPPTSLTD
- a CDS encoding glycosyltransferase family 39 protein — encoded protein: MKSSGRDAPQTAAMARQHLGAIDALVLAALLALALLLMVRSGSRRGVELMPWPDGLEYAASAVNIDRGLGPVLHFGSYSYPSRYTEGYPLILAIAWPLTASDPARLYFATIAMGLLAIAAIYALTFRMFGRLSAALATSMLALSPVVLSYSTLVLSDVPAMAVTILAGLALASASDIESRPAARDSLAQAWAMVGILAGFAAMIRPTNAAMLAGLVLCLAMVRPAGLGLKLRHLFGAIAAFAIGFAIFPLWQMHTNVSILGSASASGYGWWVPEVYGSMGKTFSASYLFGPTMPRNPHGNVIVYVLTLLGLDGMMGDRGDPRFFLYPFAAAAFAAIGIGATIRDLGMRTAKRVMWFGLGFLVALLAVYSVYLFTDIAFLLPGAFVLFATAGFGIVAGNRWARGVLRNRERDGRSLAGAVGVIVLDVLLAISLMSVIASRLNANPTDSTMAPALEALDSTVPQNATVISNISMQFLELYLPGRQVLGLNTADPGERFTDYHLHRLFEKRTGGWDGALPAVVFDGADITKTAMFLLVAANRAKTPVFVLLCAPESEQYAAMLKTELDELQARFTIEPVEQNSAIALYRLSAKGGNAARSQPNR
- a CDS encoding DUF4292 domain-containing protein, with the protein product MPPAPAIERPAIRIRGIRILAALLMASVLPLSACLYFTYPAGPEPESPIVGFDAQKFQVEKLTAALTQREKSLDTMQTQAIMEYTGSDQKTVKAKEQLVVKRPDNLRVEAMSPFGVALLLAAQGPDLAIYEPGENRFMRGAANAETLYRFARIPMDPADAVGLLMGLAPREFGISKTADSVSNENGMTLAAYGNSTTGVRQLGFSGGNLAMVRDTESGGQVRYEVRYSDYHDIGGVMFPYVVDADFPSARSHLRLRYLRPIVNGSVPESAFVLTPVPGATLMNLSMDPSLPAENES
- a CDS encoding tetratricopeptide repeat protein — its product is MKFSSTGAMVALAGASLAFLGCASMPLSRPEPVRTVSVGSANPFGDAPAVEVPSDARAMSAFLKAEVAMGDGDREEALKDYAEAVQYDPGNAALKVRLATLYVRDGRLKEALDLVNQALTITPDSADARLLAAGISSALGDDKTAEKDYSEVLRLNPKNQEAYLYLGTLYAKRGDYDAAQKTFQKLITLDPNSFLGYYYAGKVMVAAKNYPEAEKYFQKALDLNPQSELVLLDFALLRERQARPKDAIVYYDKIKQVNPNNELVRKRLAEIYVGEKKYEEALDELKRLEEVETNPADTRTKIGLLYFERGDFDEAATEFNLVLGSEPNNYRVHYYLGTVYTELNENAKAIEEFSKIPAESDHYVESRLQLAYLYDKDNKYDAAIAALKEALTKKPDNTEIMGFMVGVYQEKKEYPTAIDLGRKMVRVDPKSDKFHFTLGALLDQNKQQSDAVVEMKKAIELNPSNAQALNYLGYTYAEQGTNLDEAEKLIRRALVIEPEDGFYVDSLGWVYYQRGDYKKAVEELERAVNLTGNDPTITEHLGDAYSKMGKSKEATHQYADALKKAQETEQVSRLKDKLQVLQNAASAGH
- a CDS encoding ABC transporter substrate-binding protein; the protein is MRRRPGLTSTIALVAAMSIAGCRVNRPAADHSKQQILYRATGSDPRTFNPILITDATSGTLTGELLESLIRVNPVTLLPEAGLAEKWEIAPDNKTITFHLRHDAKWFDGQPVTSHDVLFTMNVIYDPKVPNSIRPSVLVDHKPIVSETPDDYTIVMHLPKPFAPLLYSIGIPVIPAHILEPVWKAGNFNRSWGIDTPPGKLVGNGPFRMTRYVQSQVVQYERNNDYWMKDEQRGQLPRLHGQAYSVVQDQNAAYLRYLSGQIDVYGPRAEEVLDLRQKAERKELDIAVQEIGVDTGTMFFTFNRNPRHYVKNGVTNPKLNWFTDLKFVTAMAHLVDKKSIISLVYHGLAVPAVADISPENKIFHNPELKDYDYDPKLAADLLEAAGYHLSKPGVRTDPKGNRLEFDLTTNTGVPERDQMCAIFKQDLEKLGIKINYRPLEFTTLVDKIDSSFDWDCLLMGFTGTIEPNDGSNFYRSSGNLHLWNPNQPTPATVWEAEIDTLLDQGASEMDTAKRPPYYWKIQQILHDQLPIIETVRQKRFASWKNSLENYQPKVWGLYKPEWIQFKPD